Sequence from the Magnetococcales bacterium genome:
CCCTGGACCCGTCGGGGGGGGATAATCCCCCCCGAACCCCCGTATACCTGAACAGATATGCCGTTTTTCGAGGAGTGGCCGAGCCATGCTGGATCTCGATGCCGTGAAATTCAACGCCGATGGTCTGGTTCCCGCCATTGCCCAGCAGCATGATACGGGCGAAGTGCTGATGATGGCCTGGATGAACCGCGAGTCTCTGGCGGAAACCCTGGCCACCGGAATCGCCTGCTACTGGTCCCGCAGCCGCAAGCAGTTCTGGCGCAAGGGGGAGAGTTCGGGCCATGTGCAGCATGTTCGCGGGGTGCGTCTCGATTGCGACGGCGATACCCTGCTGCTGCGGGTGGAGCAGGTGGGTGTGGCGTGCCATACGGGGCACCGCAGCTGTTTTTACCGGGAGGCGCTTCCCGATGGCTGGCGGGAGCTGGCTCCCGTGGAAAAGGATCCCCGGGAGATCTACGGACCATGAAACCCACCACCATCGAAACCATCCTCAAGGATCTCTATTCCGTTCTGTTGCAACGCAAGGGGGCGGATCCCGACTCCTCTTACGCTGCGGAGCTTTTCTCCCGTGGGGAGGACTATCTGCTCAAGAAGGTCAACGAAGAGTCCCTGGAGCTGCTGTTGGCGGTCAAGACCCAGGATCAGTCCGCCATTTGTGAAGAGGGGGCCGATCTGCTGTTCCATGTGCTGGTATTGCTCGCCAACCTGGAGATTCCCCCCGACCGGGTGTTGCAGGTTCTGGTGGAGCGTTTCGGCAAGTCGGGAAAGCGGGTGCATCAGAAGCGCACCGCCGAACGGCGCACGCATCAGCAGAACCTGTTTTTGCAATTTCATAACGGGCTGCAGTTGACGGCGGCCACCTTGGACGTCAGTCTCTCCGGTTTGCTGGTGGAGAGCGATTACCAGCCCAAATGGCCGTTGTTGGGCGAACGGGGGGTCTTCGAGGTCGAGGTGCAGCAAAGCCGTTTCGCCACCGGCGCGGTCAACATGGAGATGGATCTGCCGGCGGTGCGTTCGGTATTGCCCAGGGAAAATCATGTGGAAAGCTATCGCTTTCAGTTCGTGGTGGCGCGGGTGACGGACAGTTCTCTGGGATTGCATATCGTGGAGGATTACGGACTTTTCGGTTTTGTGCTGTCCCAGGCGGCTTTTGGCAATTTTTCCTGACGAGGGGGAGAGATGTCGAGCGAACAGTGTCTTTTTTGCCGTATCGTCAAGGGGGATATCCCGGCCAAACGGATTTACGAGGATGAGGGGGTGATTGCCTTTCACGACATTCATCCCCAGGCGCCGGTTCATGTGCTGGTGATTCCGAAGCAGCATGTGGCCACGTTGGATGATCTCACGCCGGAGCAGCGGCCTATGGCGGGGCATTTGCTGGAGCGGACGGGGCATGTGGCGCGGGAGTTGGGATTGGGTGAGAACGGGTATCGGGTGATCATCAACACCCGAGGTCATGGTGGGCAGGAGGTATTTCACATCCATGTCCATATTCTGGGCGGGCGGCACGTCGGCCCCATGGTGACCCGGCAGGGCTGACGCGCCGTTCAATATGTTATCCTTTAAGTATCAAAAAAAGGAAATGTTCTGTCCTTTGACTTGTTCCTGCCTCTTTTGACTTTTTCTTGCTTCTGTTGACTTTATCCCGTCTCTTTTGACTCTCCCCGCCCAACAAACGGGAGCCGAACCTCCGGGGGCTTTTTCCCGGAGGTTCGGCGACCCGGCGGGTATTTTATTACCCCCTGAAAGCGAATCAGTCTCACCGATTCGCTTTCAGGGGGGCCGGACGGTGGTCGTCTTTCGCGGGCAATCCGGTTGCGCCCTGGGCCGATCAAACGGACGATCGGCCCAGGGTGCGACCCATGGCGGGCTCGCTTTCAGGCCATCCTATTCGGCAAGAGGTCGCCGAAAAGGATGGCCGTCAGCTGGGCGAGCCGAAAGGCCAGAGGCTGTGTCCCAGGGCGCTGCCCTCGACCTGTCGGGGGGATTATCCCCCCCCGAACCCCGGTGTTCATTACTCGACCAGGAGAACGTGTCCGTTCTGAACGGTTACTGCGACCTCCGACATCCCCGCCTTGCCTTCGGGATCGGGTCCGAGGCACTTGCCGCTGGCCAGATCGAACTTCCAGTTGTGAACCCGGCACTCCACATGGTCCCCATGATCCACCCCTTTGCACAAGGTGGCCTTGGAATGGGGACAACGGCTGTGATAGACCCGCACCCGGCTTTCATCGAGGCGGAAGAGGATCAGATCCCCGTCGGGCCGTTTGACGCACTGCATGTGCCCGATGGGAAAATCAACCAGGGCTCCCAGATCATTGGGGCCCTTCTCGGATTTCTCACCGGGGGACGGGGGCACCAGATCCATCTCCTGCAGGATTTCCAGGGCTTCCAGCACCTTGGGCAATCCGGAGGCGGGGAAGGCCATCAGAACCGCATCCAGGATCTCCTCCTTGGAAGCTCCGGCCTTGTAGGCCTTGGGGGCATATTGACGCAGACCCCGTTCCGTTCCGGCCACGACCTTGGTGACAATCTGAATGAGGTGCCGGGTCTTGTCGTCCAGGGCACGGGTGCTGTGCTTGTAGAACTCCAGCAGATGTGTGGCGGCTTCGGGCCGAACACTGGCCAGATAGCGTAATGCGGTGGACATCGTTTGTTCTCCTTGGTCCGGTTGTGACAAAAAAGGCCCCGAGGGGCTGAAAAAATAAGTTGCGGAAGAGGCGGTAGCGCGGTATAGTTGCAGATTACCAATAACCCCCGCCTGTCGGGGGTTATTGTCTTTATGGTTACCGCACTCGGCGTGTTTTTTGCAACGGTTGCTGTTGCGACCGGTTCAGAGAAGTGGGTCGATACCTGATCGGCTGTGAAAGGGCATCGTTCATCTTCCGTTATCGGGAAGCCCGGAGTCGGGCAGGACCAGCGCCGGAACCTCACGGCGGTCCCCGCTCCGGAACCGGAAGTCCTGGCCGCGAATAGCGTCGGCGGGATTTCGCCGCCACGGTCAACAGAGCGTCGTTGATCGCCACTGGTTCTTGCGCCCCGGCTGGAACATGGACGTTTTCCCACCCACATTTCTGGACGCCCTGCGTCAGCGTGCCGATCTTCTCGAATTGGTGCGCGCCCATGTGGCGCTGAAAAAGAGCGGTTCCTCCTGGTTGGGCCTGTGTCCATTTCACCACGAGAAGACGCCCTCTTTCAATGTTCACCCGGAGAAGGGCTTTTTCAAGTGTTTCGGATGTGGTGTCGGTGGAGATGCCATTCATTTCCTGATGCGCATTCGAGGGGTCTCTTTCCCGGAAGCGGTGGAAGAGCTGGCCCGGAGTGTAGGCCTTGAGGTTCCAACCCGCAAGGCGGGAGAGGGGCAACAGGGGCCCGGTCGGCAGGAGCTGGAGCAGCGGTATCGCGACATGACCCTGGCCAAGCAGTATTACGCCACCCAGTTGGCCGGACCTCGGGGCGGGGTGGCGCGGGATTATCTGGAAAAACGCGGTTTGCAGGCGGCCACGATACAACGCTTCGAACTGGGATTCGCCCCTCCGGGCTGGCGGCATCTGGTGGAGCGGTTCGGTTCCGGGGTCGAGGTGGAAGCCCGTCTGGAGGTGCTGGGGCTGTTGGTTCGCAAGGAGGAGGGCGGCGCGAGCTACGACCGCTTCCGCAACCGGCTGATGTTTCCCATCCACGACGAGCGGGGGCGTTGCGTGGCCTTCGGGGGGCGCTCCCTGGGGGATGAGCAGCCCAAATACATCAACTCGCCGGAGACGCCGCTGTTTCAGAAGGGACGGCTGCTCTTCAATCTGCATCAGGCCCACGGGCCGGGGCAGAAGGCCGGTGAGATGCTGTTGGTGGAAGGGTATGTGGATGTCATCGCCCTCGACCAGGCGGGAATCGGCCACGCGGTGGCTCCCCTGGGCACGGCGGTTTCGGAACACCAGTTGCTGATGTTGTGGAAGTCGACGGAGCGCATCGTCTGCTGCTTCGACGGAGATGGCGCAGGTCGCAAGGCGGCGTGGCGGGTGCTGGAGATGTCGTTGCCGCTGTTGCGGGGCAACAGGCAGATGGTTTTCCTGTTTCTGGCGGACGGGGACGACCCGGATACCCTGGTGCGGCGTCAGGGGCTGGAAGGCTGGCAACGGGTGGCGGCGCATCCCACCTCGCCGGCGGATATGCTCTTCGACCAGTGCGCCGCCGGGCTGAACCTCGGCGGGCCCGAAGGACGCGCCACCTGCACCCATCGCCTGCGTCCCCATCTGCAACGCATCGAGGACGCGCTGTTGCGCAACCTGTTCGCGGAGAGTCTGGGCCAACGGCTCGACCTGGAACCCTCCTGGCTGTTGGGTGAACGCGGCAGGCCCATGCCGGCCTTTCAGACGCCGCGTCCCCGGCAGCCGGTGTGGAACGGCCCGGTGGCGGGGCGGGCAAGCCGCAATTATGAACAGGTGATGTTGGCTTTGTTGCTGCGTCATCCGGAACTGGCGTTCGATTTCGAGGAAGAGTTGGGCCTGTTGCATCTGGAAGATCCCCATCTGCACCGCCTGCTCGCGGAGCTGCTCCGTTTGATCGGTGGCGCGGATATTTTGTCGGAGGAGAAACCAATTCAAGCCATTGCCATCCAACAATTACCTCCTTCGCTCCAGGAGGTGGGTCGTCGGATTCTGTCCGCCGAAAGTGAAACGCCCGAGGAACCTCGTCGCGAGTTCCAGGGTTGCCTGTTGACCTGCCAGTTGCGTCATCTTCAGGAAGAGTTGCAGGAACTCAGTCAAATTATTAAACAGGGTATCGAAATAGATAATAACATGAAGAGACATAATGCCTTACGCAACGAGATTGCCCGGTTGCAACGGCAACGCATGGCGGTGATTCACTGATGAACCCCTTTACTGGACACGATTCGGATATGGACGAAGCCAAATCTTCCCATATGAAGCAGCTGATCGAACGCGGCAAGGAACGGGGGTTTTTGACCTTTGACGAGGTCAACGACATGCTCCCGGAGGATGTTCATACCGCGGACCAGATAGAAGATGTGGTGGCCGTGTTGGACAACATGGGCATCAATCTGGTGGACGATCTCGGCCCGGACATGGATGAAGGGCGCGGTCTCGACAAGATCGGTCTCGACAAGGAGCTGGAGGACGAAGAGGACTTCCTCAAGGGGGCTGATACGGCCATTGAGGACATCGATCTGGGCAAGACCGACGATCCCGTGCGCATGTATTTGCGGGAGATGGGTTCGGTGGATCTTCTCACCCGTGAGGGGGAGATTGTCATTGCCAAGCGCATCGAGGAGGGCTGCAACGAGGTTATCGCGGCCATTTGCGATGCGCCGTCGACGTTTCAGGAGATTGTGCTTCTGGCGGACCGGCTGCGCAATGGCGAGGTTTCGCTGAGGGATGTGTTGGACATCTCCTCCCCGACGGGGGAGGGCGAAGAGGAGATTGAAGAGGAGCCGGAGGCGGATCTTCTGGAGGTCGAGGCT
This genomic interval carries:
- a CDS encoding Rieske 2Fe-2S domain-containing protein yields the protein MSTALRYLASVRPEAATHLLEFYKHSTRALDDKTRHLIQIVTKVVAGTERGLRQYAPKAYKAGASKEEILDAVLMAFPASGLPKVLEALEILQEMDLVPPSPGEKSEKGPNDLGALVDFPIGHMQCVKRPDGDLILFRLDESRVRVYHSRCPHSKATLCKGVDHGDHVECRVHNWKFDLASGKCLGPDPEGKAGMSEVAVTVQNGHVLLVE
- the hisI gene encoding phosphoribosyl-AMP cyclohydrolase, yielding MLDLDAVKFNADGLVPAIAQQHDTGEVLMMAWMNRESLAETLATGIACYWSRSRKQFWRKGESSGHVQHVRGVRLDCDGDTLLLRVEQVGVACHTGHRSCFYREALPDGWRELAPVEKDPREIYGP
- a CDS encoding histidine triad nucleotide-binding protein; translated protein: MSSEQCLFCRIVKGDIPAKRIYEDEGVIAFHDIHPQAPVHVLVIPKQHVATLDDLTPEQRPMAGHLLERTGHVARELGLGENGYRVIINTRGHGGQEVFHIHVHILGGRHVGPMVTRQG
- a CDS encoding phosphoribosyl-ATP diphosphatase, whose product is METILKDLYSVLLQRKGADPDSSYAAELFSRGEDYLLKKVNEESLELLLAVKTQDQSAICEEGADLLFHVLVLLANLEIPPDRVLQVLVERFGKSGKRVHQKRTAERRTHQQNLFLQFHNGLQLTAATLDVSLSGLLVESDYQPKWPLLGERGVFEVEVQQSRFATGAVNMEMDLPAVRSVLPRENHVESYRFQFVVARVTDSSLGLHIVEDYGLFGFVLSQAAFGNFS
- a CDS encoding DNA primase, translating into MDVFPPTFLDALRQRADLLELVRAHVALKKSGSSWLGLCPFHHEKTPSFNVHPEKGFFKCFGCGVGGDAIHFLMRIRGVSFPEAVEELARSVGLEVPTRKAGEGQQGPGRQELEQRYRDMTLAKQYYATQLAGPRGGVARDYLEKRGLQAATIQRFELGFAPPGWRHLVERFGSGVEVEARLEVLGLLVRKEEGGASYDRFRNRLMFPIHDERGRCVAFGGRSLGDEQPKYINSPETPLFQKGRLLFNLHQAHGPGQKAGEMLLVEGYVDVIALDQAGIGHAVAPLGTAVSEHQLLMLWKSTERIVCCFDGDGAGRKAAWRVLEMSLPLLRGNRQMVFLFLADGDDPDTLVRRQGLEGWQRVAAHPTSPADMLFDQCAAGLNLGGPEGRATCTHRLRPHLQRIEDALLRNLFAESLGQRLDLEPSWLLGERGRPMPAFQTPRPRQPVWNGPVAGRASRNYEQVMLALLLRHPELAFDFEEELGLLHLEDPHLHRLLAELLRLIGGADILSEEKPIQAIAIQQLPPSLQEVGRRILSAESETPEEPRREFQGCLLTCQLRHLQEELQELSQIIKQGIEIDNNMKRHNALRNEIARLQRQRMAVIH